The Odocoileus virginianus isolate 20LAN1187 ecotype Illinois chromosome 24, Ovbor_1.2, whole genome shotgun sequence nucleotide sequence tgaAGCTGAGAGCTTAGGGAGCTGCTTAGACagactgttcatagggttctcatgactgagcggctgaactgaaccaGATAGATTGTGGTCACAGGCAGGTGAAGGAGACTCAAGGAACATAGGATCCTGAGTCCTGACTAATTAAGAGACAATAAGTTAGTCATTTCATACCTTGGgatctccttttcccttcctgtACTATAGGGGAAACAAGATCTCCCCCCATAGGGTTGTGAGAATTGAATAAAATTGATTGGTAGGTACAGTCataaagatgtgtgtgtatgtgtgtgtgtgtgtgtgtatcttagcACAAGCCCTGGGACCACACAGTAAATATCCAGTAAACGTTTGCTGCATAAATGAAGAACTTGTAATTAAAGTCATAGTTAACTTGGTTGAGCACTTCCTGTGTGTCAGAAActcttctaagcactttacatgtagCAGCTTGCTCAATCTTTACAGCTTGAAGGAAGGTACTCTTATCATCTCTGTTTTGGAATGAGAAAACCAAGCACCCAGAGGTGAGACAAGCTGCCGTTACCGTGGCAGACCTGGGATGTGAATCTGACCTTTGGCCTCAAGCCTGGGGTACTCCCTCCCACAGTGCCTCCTTAGGGGGCTGGGAGCAAGGTCCCCAGAGTCGCAGGGATTCAGCAGCTGAACCCCCTGCCGGCCTGGCTGTTCAGCGGGCACcgggctggggcagagggagcCCTGGGGAGCCAGACACCTCCCGGGGCTCCTCCTGGGTCTCCTTCTGAGTCTCTGTCTCCCACTGGGCAGGTGCGCTTCCTGGAGCAGCAGAACAAGCTGCTGGAGACCAAGTGGCAGTTCTACCAGAACCAGCGCTGCTGCGAGAGCAACCTGGAGCCCCTGTTCAACGGCTACATCGAGACGCTGAGGCGGGAGGCTGAGCGCGTGGAGGCCGACAGCGGGAGGCTGGCCTCAGAGCTCAACCACGTGCAGGAGGTGCTGGAGGGCTACAAGAAGAAGTGAGTGTGGCACCGCCTGGGATAACAGGGTGAAGGGGGAAGGCTCTGCCCACAACCCTCTTGAAGCAGCTTCATGAAGATTCCTGCCTGTCTGCCAAGAGGAGTTGCCTGCTACCCAAGAGGGTGGGCAGTAGGGGCCTAGGTCTCTAAAGATTCTTTGGCTCCACCTCAACTCCTTGGTGGCCCATGGGTCTTAGAGCTGGTTTCAGGGGAGTAAGGAAGCCCAGTGGGATTCCACGGCTTTCTTGCTCCTCCTGCTCCCCTTCCTGACCTGGGCTCCACATCCTCCCTGCCCATGTCACCAGCCCTCTTTGGATCTAGGACGGAAAGATGATTGTAGACTTGGGTGTGGAGTGTGCATTCTCTGATCTCATCCCAGAGGCAGCAGGACTCAGGTGGAATAAGCCAGGCTGGGACAGGGCTAGCCCACAAACAACGCACAAAATAGAGCAGGGAGAGACCGGGATGACGTTTGCAGAGTTCACCCCCATTTGACCCCCAGAAGAGCTTGTCCTGGATGGCTGCCAAACCCTGACTCCTCAGTTCCAGCCTATGTCTCTCTCACACCCAGGTATGAAGAGGAGGTAGCTTTGAGGGCCACAGCGGAGAATGAGTTCGTCGTTCTAAAGAAGGTAAGGGGGCTGggctgtgggagggagggagaggcacCTCTGTGCACACCACCTCCAGTGGGATGGCTTGCCACCCCCTCCCAGACCACCTTCCCGGGGCCTCCTCCCACACGCTCACCCACTCCTCTCCACCCCACCACCAGGATGTGGACTGTGCCTACCTGCGAAAGTCAGACCTGGAGGCCAACGTGGAGGCCCTGGTGGAGGAGTCTAATTTCCTGAAGCGCCTCTATGACGAGGTGAGGGGGCCCCTGCCAACCAGCCTGGAAGCGGGGAGGGAAGTTGTGGGGACCCAGGGCGGAGACTGTGTGCACATTCACCCCCTGCGGGTGATAGCATGTgaagaacatgcacacacatgtcaGTGGGCGTATTGTGAGACTGTCAGACATGTGCACATAAGCGCCGAGGATTGTGCAGCACGTGTGTGCTTGGGCGTCTCTGTCCTTCTGGTCTCTCTGTGTCgcagtgtgtgtgcctgtgtgctggTTTGAGTGCGTGTAGGTCTCTACACAGATATGAAAGTGTATATGTGGGGAGGGGAGTGCAGGGGGTGGGTAGGGTGGGTTTCCAGTGAGAGAGGGGTCTTAATTCCTGGACAGATCACTAGTCCTGGCATTCACACCCAAGCTTCCCTGCTGAACAACTTTGAGTCAGGCCTTTTTCACACACTGGgattcagtttccccatttgttaaGTCACAGGCTGTCCCCAGCTGACCTCTAGAGCCCCTTCCAGCTTCACTAATGATGTACCTGTGTGTGAATGAAGGCGAGTGGGAGTCATGTATCATGCGTGACCAGTGGGTCCTCCAGGGAGTGGACAGCCCCCAGAGGTAGAGCATGTTACTCAGACCAGACACCAGAACCAAATGCATTGGCTCTTGGCTCCCCCAGGAGATCCAGATCCTCAATGCCCACATCTCAGACACCTCGGTCATCGTGAAGATGGACAACAGCCGGGACCTGAACATGGACTGTGTCGTCGCTGAGATTAAGGCTCAGTATGATGACATTGCCAGTCGCAGCCGGGCTGAGGCTGAGTCCTGGTACCGCAACAAGGTGAGTGGTCCAGAACACCTGCCTCCTAGACATGGCACTGGAAAGGATAAGAAGTGTGTATTAGAAAAGGCTTCTTCTGTCTGGGGACTTTGATCTTTAGGATTGGTGAGAAAGAGACAGCTCAATATGGGTGTCAGGGCAAGGTAGCCATGCATAGTTGCACAGGCTGAACATTGTACAACCTGCACAATTATCCAAGTTGTCCTGAATGGATGAGATGTCCCATTCTGAGCCTCAGGagcctctctgcttcctcccagTGTGAGGAGATGAAGGCCACAGTGATCCGGCATGGGGAGACCCTACGCCGCACCAAGGAGGAGATCAACGAGCTGAACCGCCTGATCCAGAGGCTGACAGCTGAGATTGAAAATGCCAAGTGTCAGGTATGAGTTCTGGGAGGGCTTGAATACCCAGCACAGGAAGACTGTAGCACCAGGCCCTTTGCCTGTGGAAGAGCAAAGGTCTAGCCCTAATCAGGCCTCAGAGTGTTCCCATGAGAAAGCAGGGGCCCAGAGAGGGTGCCTGAGCCCTGGCACTTCCCACAGCACAGGAGCTGAGATGAGCCAGATCACTGATGTTCCCCTCCTGGCCACCCTGCAGCACCATCAAGAGGAAATGATGAAAAGTGCCCATCACCTCCCTTGTGTTCATAGTCCCATTAACTACCTGCTCTTAGGAGGTTAACTTAATTTTCTCTGGGATCCTTGCCCCAGCTCCCTCGGCTCAGGTGAGCCTGGCTGCACCTTCCCATCCTCACATCTCCTTCCCCACAGCGGACCAAGCTGGAGGCCGCAGTGGCTGAGGCTGAGCAGCAGGGCGAAGCGGCCCTTAACGATGCCCGCTGCAAGCTGGCCGGGTTGGAGGAGGCCCTGCAGAAGGCCAAGCAGGACATGGCCTGCCTGCTCAAGGAGTACCAGGAGGTGATGAACTCCAAGCTGGGCCTAGACATTGAGATCGCCACCTACAGACGCCTGCTGGAGGGCGAGGAGCAGAGGTGAGGCTGAGAAGCAGAGGTGAGGCTGAGGAAGCCCTTGGGGGTCTAGAAGGAGGAGGCCCTGGTCCTCTGGGGGTGAATTTCCCTGAACCCACATGTGAACTGCATTTTTGCCCCTGCTAATACAGCTCAGGCTTCAATAGTAATAGTAATTTATGAGTGCTTTATTAGGCCTGTGCTCAGTGCTCATTTTAATCTTTACAACTCAGGTATTATTTTTCCCATCCAAAGATAAGGAAATAAGGCCCAGCGTTCAGTGACTGTCTCGGGGCCACACAGTTAATAAGCAGAAGAGCCAGGACCCTCATTCAAGACTTGTGGCTCTGAAATCCACTCTCCTCCAGTAGGAGGTTGCCACTCGGCCTGCCCTGGAAGAGGGTACATTATAAGGTCGATGCAGTTTGTGCTGTAGCTCTTCATTGGTACCAGGACCTCTCACACGCTCTCTGTGAGCCTGATCGGCACTATCCAGGGTGGGCCAAGTCATTCCGATCGGAAGTAGTGCAAGGAGTTCGTAGCCTCGCTCACCTCTGCTGAAAAGCAGAAGGCCTTGTCTCTGTGGTCAGTGAATAGTTAAAGGAGCATAAGCATTTAAGGCAAACTCTGAGGGAGCACTTCCTGCCTCTGGGGAACTGGATCTGTACACAGGAGGACCCCCTCTGTGCCCAAGCTTCCAGGAATCTGCCTCAAGGAATCCGGCTCAATGCTTGGAATTAAATGGACTTTTCTTTCCCATAGGCTGTGCGAAGGAGTGGGCTCTGTGAATGTCTGTAAGTACCTGCTTGAAACCCCCCCTAGAAAACTAGCTTTATTGATGGGCAGATCTGAGCCGGACTGCCTAACCTACTGGACCTGGAAAGTTCCAGACCTGGGAGGGGGCCTTTCATgttccctgctccctccctcgCCCCCTTCTCCCTGGAGGCCCTAATTAAAGGCATCGTTGAACGCCCTCCACTGGTGGATATGTGAACTGCATGCCAGGGAAATAAGGGTGCAGCAGCTTTGCCACTgggctgtcctggtggctcagatggtaggtAAAGCGTctacccgcaatgcgggagaaccgggttcgatttctgggttgggaagatcccctggagaaggagatgacaacccactccagtacccttgcctggaaaatcccatggacagagaagcctggtaggctacagtccatggggtcacaaagaatcggacacaacttcaCTTCGGCTTTGCCAC carries:
- the LOC110147078 gene encoding keratin, type II microfibrillar, component 5 gives rise to the protein MSCRSYRISPGYSVTRTFSSCSAVAPKTGSRCCITAAPYRGVSCYRGLTGFGSRSVSALGSCGPRIAVGGFRAGSCSRSFGYRSGGVGGLSPPCITTVSVNESLLTPLNLEIDPNAQCVKHEEKEQIKNLNSRFAAFIDKVRFLEQQNKLLETKWQFYQNQRCCESNLEPLFNGYIETLRREAERVEADSGRLASELNHVQEVLEGYKKKYEEEVALRATAENEFVVLKKDVDCAYLRKSDLEANVEALVEESNFLKRLYDEEIQILNAHISDTSVIVKMDNSRDLNMDCVVAEIKAQYDDIASRSRAEAESWYRNKCEEMKATVIRHGETLRRTKEEINELNRLIQRLTAEIENAKCQRTKLEAAVAEAEQQGEAALNDARCKLAGLEEALQKAKQDMACLLKEYQEVMNSKLGLDIEIATYRRLLEGEEQRLCEGVGSVNVCVSSSRGGVTCGGLTYSTTAGRQIASGPVATGGSITVLAPDSCVPCQPRASSFSCGSSRSVRFA